A part of Brassica rapa cultivar Chiifu-401-42 chromosome A05, CAAS_Brap_v3.01, whole genome shotgun sequence genomic DNA contains:
- the LOC103867241 gene encoding heavy metal-associated isoprenylated plant protein 5 isoform X1: MGEKQEGAKVEQEKKAATVVSTETTDNKPKSGGGDAAAAPAVAAASAFVYKVDMHCEGCAKKIKRMVKHFAGVKDVTVDMGGNKLMVVGKIDPIKLQEKLEERMKRKVVLANPPPPSPPKVDASTATSGEKKADGVDKAAAPAPPPPAAPKESSVALKIRLHCEGCIQKIKKIILKIKGVQTVAIDAAKDMVTVKGTMDVKELVPLLAKKLKRTVEPLLPAKKDDGAAPPAAKKEVPAAGANEAKKEGSEVVEKKQEGGDNKKEVGEKKKEAGDGGDKKKEAGDGEKKEGGGVGGGVAPVAKVNKMDYYGYSYPTAPMYWQEGHVYGQSYSIEGQTYPMGGQSYPGSGYNYSSESYVPYSHQNMNTPPGMFSDENPNGCSVM; encoded by the exons ATGGGCGAG AAACAAGAAGGTGCCAAGGTTGAACAAGAGAAGAAGGCAGCCACCGTAGTCTCTACTGAGACAACCGACAACAAGCCAAAGAGCGGCGGAGGAGATGCAGCCGCAGCCCCGGCCGTGGCTGCTGCATCTGCCTTTGTCTACAAAGTGGATATGCACTGCGAAGGTTGCGCAAAGAAGATCAAGCGAATGGTGAAGCACTTCGCCGGAGTGAAAGATGTGACGGTGGATATGGGTGGGAACAAGCTCATGGTGGTCGGGAAGATCGATCCGATAAAACTCCAGGAGAAGTTGGAGGAAAGAATGAAGAGAAAGGTGGTACTGGCCAACCCACCGCCACCATCACCGCCGAAAGTAGACGCATCTACCGCCACCAGTGGAGAGAAGAAAGCCGATGGTGTAGATAAGGCGGCTGCTCCTGCTCCTCCACCCCCGGCCGCTCCTAAAGAG AGCTCGGTTGCTTTGAAGATCAGACTTCATTGCGAAGGATGTATtcagaaaatcaagaaaataatattgaaaattaaag GCGTCCAAACGGTGGCTATTGATGCAGCCAAAGACATGGTGACCGTGAAAGGCACTATGGATGTTAAAGAACTTGTGCCTCTACTAGCTAAAAAGCTAAAAAGAACGGTTGAGCCTCTTCTTCCGGCTAAAAAAGACGACGGTGCCGCCCCTCCCGCCGCCAAGAAAGAAGTCCCAGCCGCTGGAGCTAACGAAGCAAAGAAGGAAGGAAGTGAAGTCGTAGAGAAGAAGCAAGAGGGTGGCGATAATAAGAAAGAAGTcggagagaaaaagaaagaggctGGTGACGGTGGAGACAAGAAGAAAGAGGCCGGAGACGGTGAGAAGAAGGAAGGTGGCGGCGTAGGAGGAGGAGTTGCGCCGGTGGCAAAGGTGAATAAAATGGATTATTATGGATACTCATATCCGACGGCTCCAATGTATTGGCAAGAAGGACACGTGTACGGACAGAGTTATTCGATTGAAGGTCAGACTTATCCGATGGGAGGTCAGAGTTATCCAGGTTCAGGATACAATTACTCGAGTGAAAGTTATGTGCCGTACTCGCATCAGAATATGAACACGCCTCCTGGAATGTTCAGCGATGAGAACCCTAATGGCTGCTCTGTTATGTAA
- the LOC103867241 gene encoding heavy metal-associated isoprenylated plant protein 5 isoform X2, translated as MGEKQEGAKVEQEKKAATVVSTETTDNKPKSGGGDAAAAPAVAAASAFVYKVDMHCEGCAKKIKRMVKHFAGVKDVTVDMGGNKLMVVGKIDPIKLQEKLEERMKRKVVLANPPPPSPPKVDASTATSGEKKADGVDKAAAPAPPPPAAPKESSVALKIRLHCEGCIQKIKKIILKIKGVQTVAIDAAKDMVTVKGTMDVKELVPLLAKKLKRTVEPLLPAKKDDGAAPPAAKKEVPAAGANEAKKEGSEVVEKKQEGGDNKKEAGDGEKKEGGGVGGGVAPVAKVNKMDYYGYSYPTAPMYWQEGHVYGQSYSIEGQTYPMGGQSYPGSGYNYSSESYVPYSHQNMNTPPGMFSDENPNGCSVM; from the exons ATGGGCGAG AAACAAGAAGGTGCCAAGGTTGAACAAGAGAAGAAGGCAGCCACCGTAGTCTCTACTGAGACAACCGACAACAAGCCAAAGAGCGGCGGAGGAGATGCAGCCGCAGCCCCGGCCGTGGCTGCTGCATCTGCCTTTGTCTACAAAGTGGATATGCACTGCGAAGGTTGCGCAAAGAAGATCAAGCGAATGGTGAAGCACTTCGCCGGAGTGAAAGATGTGACGGTGGATATGGGTGGGAACAAGCTCATGGTGGTCGGGAAGATCGATCCGATAAAACTCCAGGAGAAGTTGGAGGAAAGAATGAAGAGAAAGGTGGTACTGGCCAACCCACCGCCACCATCACCGCCGAAAGTAGACGCATCTACCGCCACCAGTGGAGAGAAGAAAGCCGATGGTGTAGATAAGGCGGCTGCTCCTGCTCCTCCACCCCCGGCCGCTCCTAAAGAG AGCTCGGTTGCTTTGAAGATCAGACTTCATTGCGAAGGATGTATtcagaaaatcaagaaaataatattgaaaattaaag GCGTCCAAACGGTGGCTATTGATGCAGCCAAAGACATGGTGACCGTGAAAGGCACTATGGATGTTAAAGAACTTGTGCCTCTACTAGCTAAAAAGCTAAAAAGAACGGTTGAGCCTCTTCTTCCGGCTAAAAAAGACGACGGTGCCGCCCCTCCCGCCGCCAAGAAAGAAGTCCCAGCCGCTGGAGCTAACGAAGCAAAGAAGGAAGGAAGTGAAGTCGTAGAGAAGAAGCAAGAGGGTGGCGATAATAAGAAAGAA GCCGGAGACGGTGAGAAGAAGGAAGGTGGCGGCGTAGGAGGAGGAGTTGCGCCGGTGGCAAAGGTGAATAAAATGGATTATTATGGATACTCATATCCGACGGCTCCAATGTATTGGCAAGAAGGACACGTGTACGGACAGAGTTATTCGATTGAAGGTCAGACTTATCCGATGGGAGGTCAGAGTTATCCAGGTTCAGGATACAATTACTCGAGTGAAAGTTATGTGCCGTACTCGCATCAGAATATGAACACGCCTCCTGGAATGTTCAGCGATGAGAACCCTAATGGCTGCTCTGTTATGTAA